Proteins encoded together in one Flavobacteriales bacterium window:
- a CDS encoding tetratricopeptide repeat protein encodes MASTYNNIGNTYERLNEFGKALQNYQRSAALYDELGNAKGRASALVSIGTTHSDLGERDKAAIELQEAIALYRGLGNRLDRGKAHNNLGQVLSRLGRPRKAHAHFDTARTVFTELDTKDPLTRNLFYAGEAYLAVGRAADALKVCRCGLVLADSLGLLTQRKECTECVMRALALAGDFRSAYDAQRSYLSLDDTLDKVDNGKEVLRLELVRDFEQQQIADSLARVKEAYAQQLAFDRRMADERSRRGLLIAGILLVLVIAGALLNRLRYHPARQEGHRAREGAQ; translated from the coding sequence GTGGCCAGCACCTACAACAACATCGGCAACACCTACGAACGGCTGAACGAGTTCGGCAAGGCGCTGCAGAACTACCAACGCAGCGCCGCGCTGTACGACGAGCTGGGCAATGCCAAGGGTCGGGCCAGTGCCCTGGTGAGCATCGGCACCACACACAGCGACCTCGGCGAGCGCGACAAGGCCGCCATCGAACTGCAGGAGGCCATCGCCCTGTACCGCGGCCTCGGCAACCGGCTCGACCGGGGCAAGGCGCACAACAACCTCGGCCAGGTGCTCTCCCGCCTGGGCCGCCCCCGCAAGGCCCACGCCCACTTCGACACCGCGCGCACCGTGTTCACCGAGCTGGACACGAAGGACCCGTTGACCCGCAACCTGTTCTATGCGGGAGAGGCCTACCTCGCCGTAGGCCGTGCCGCCGATGCGCTCAAGGTGTGCCGCTGCGGGCTGGTCCTGGCCGACAGCCTGGGCCTGCTGACCCAGCGCAAGGAATGCACCGAGTGCGTGATGCGTGCGCTGGCCCTGGCCGGCGATTTCCGCAGTGCGTACGACGCGCAACGGTCCTACCTCTCGCTGGACGACACGCTGGACAAGGTGGACAATGGCAAGGAAGTGCTGCGGCTGGAACTGGTGCGCGACTTCGAGCAACAGCAGATCGCCGACAGCCTCGCCCGCGTGAAGGAGGCGTACGCGCAACAACTGGCCTTCGACCGGCGCATGGCCGACGAGCGTTCGCGCCGCGGCCTGCTCATCGCGGGCATCCTGCTGGTGCTCGTGATCGCCGGTGCGCTGCTCAACCGCCTGCGCTACCACCCAGCGCGCCAAGAGGGCCATCGAGCACGAGAAGGAGCGCAGTGA
- a CDS encoding T9SS type A sorting domain-containing protein, with protein MVRNIVTLLAAVLVLPTHAQFDALPDANAGWTVSFWIGPGYPYEGYFYEYDAQSPDTVIAGDVFKKLNVTNTFGFTDYGGALRDNEMGQVYFCEPGGSVPALLLDFDVVPGDTVFNVFSMWMQDVFVWSVDTVLINGTPRKRIGLACVPNPIGVSAYWIQGIGGLGGFLFTNPCGSVSGIGELVCMTANDTVQWGPNVGGVGDCALALGAAEEPEPASDLSLHPVPAEDRLYLQGVMPGAQLEVLGADGRIVMASAAPQGPLDISTLVTGVHVLRVTDVDGKVRTARFVKR; from the coding sequence ATGGTCCGGAACATCGTTACCCTCCTCGCCGCGGTGCTCGTGCTTCCCACGCACGCCCAGTTCGATGCGCTGCCGGACGCCAACGCCGGCTGGACCGTCTCCTTTTGGATCGGACCGGGGTATCCGTACGAGGGTTACTTCTATGAGTACGACGCACAGTCGCCGGATACCGTCATCGCCGGGGACGTGTTCAAGAAACTGAACGTCACGAACACGTTCGGCTTCACCGACTACGGCGGCGCACTGCGTGACAACGAGATGGGGCAGGTGTACTTCTGCGAGCCGGGAGGTTCGGTGCCTGCGCTTCTGCTCGACTTCGATGTCGTTCCCGGTGACACGGTCTTCAATGTCTTCTCCATGTGGATGCAGGACGTGTTCGTCTGGTCCGTGGACACGGTACTGATCAATGGCACACCGCGTAAGCGCATCGGGCTCGCTTGCGTCCCGAACCCCATTGGCGTTAGCGCCTATTGGATCCAAGGTATCGGCGGCCTGGGCGGCTTCTTGTTCACCAATCCGTGCGGCAGCGTGTCGGGGATCGGAGAGCTGGTGTGCATGACCGCGAACGACACGGTGCAATGGGGACCGAACGTGGGCGGCGTGGGCGATTGCGCGCTTGCCTTGGGAGCGGCTGAAGAACCGGAGCCGGCGTCGGATCTGTCGCTGCACCCGGTGCCGGCGGAGGATCGGCTGTACCTGCAAGGGGTGATGCCTGGCGCGCAGCTCGAGGTGCTTGGGGCGGATGGCCGCATCGTCATGGCATCCGCTGCACCCCAAGGGCCATTGGACATCAGCACCCTGGTCACCGGGGTCCACGTGCTGCGCGTGACCGATGTGGACGGCAAGGTCCGCACGGCGCGCTTCGTCAAGCGCTGA